The Geothrix oryzae DNA window GGCGTCGATGAGCATGACGAAGCCGTTCTTCAGGGTGCGCTTGCCCTCGTAGTGGAGCGTGGCGCCCTTCTCGTTGAGGGCCACGATGCTGCCATAGGGCAGCTCATGATCCACGATGCCCACGGCCTGGACATAGGCGTGGTGGATCTCGAGCTCGCTGGCTCCGGCCAGGAAGGCGGCCTTGGCGGCCAGGTGGCCCCGGGCGGCCAGCACCGTGGCCTCCTCGATGCATTGGACCTCATAGCTCGACTTGGTGGTGCGGTGCCAGTCCAGACGGGCCGTGAGTCCGGCCGGATTGACCTCGAGGCCGGCCGCTTCCGCGCGGTCGGTCTCATTGCCGATGTAGGCCGCCCGGGCGGGGCTTCCCAGGAGTTTCCAGACCTCGTCGACCGTGCCCGCCTCTTCGAGCTCGAAGGCCGACGCCCAGAAGGGATTCCCCAGGGGGGCCTGCTCGTACCAGAAATCCTCGGGAGCGTAGCGGATGAGCCGCGGCTTCTGGCCGGGACGGATCACGAGGAGGTGGTGCGGTCCCGCCACGGGGCACCAGTGGGCGAAGTGGGGGACGGGGTGGAAGGGGGCGTCCTGATCGTCGGCGAAGTGCGTGTAGACCTTCCCGCTGGAGATCACCAGGGCATCGAAGCCCGTCTCGGCCAGGGCCTCGGCGGCGGTGCGCTGGCGCTCGGCGATGTGAGTGAGGTAGAGAGCGGCGAGATCGGTCATGGGGGTCCTTGGGGTGGGGGATCGGGCGCTCGGGTGGCCCGATGATCAGAATGGCGGGCGATCAGAGAAACCGCAGCGGTTTCTCCTCGGGCGCAAAGCCGTGGCGCACGGCCTTCTCGAAGAAGAGGGCGAGGCTTTCCCGCTCGGCTTCGCCCAGGGTGTAGCTGATGTTTTCCGTGAGGTACTCGTGCAGTTCGATCTTGGTCCAGCCGATGGTGCGGCGGGCCTCTTCGATGATGGCGGGCAGCTGGGCCTGGCCGATCTCGTAGCTCCGGTGGAAGAAGGAGGCCACCCCGCCGGGCACGGGCAGCTGCGGGGCGTTCTTCCGGACCAGCCACAGGGCGAAGACGAAGGGCAGGCCGGTCCAGGCATGCCACTCCTCGGCCAGATCCAGGACGAAGAGCCCCTGGCGGGGGGCCCGCATGGCGGAATCCCCGATCATCAGGGCGGCATCGTGCGCCTCGAGCATGGCCGGCAGGTCGGGGCCCATGTCCGTGATCTCGGGACTCACGCCGTAGCGCTCCCGGAGGATGAGCTGTCCCAGCACCACGCTGGTCCGGCTGGAGGTATCCAGGGCGAGGCTGCGGATCTGCTCCGGAGGCACCTTGGAGAGGATCACCACGCTGCGGACGCGTTTCGGGGAGGCGATGCAGAGGCCCGGCACGATGAGGAGGTCCGGGATCCGCAGGTATTCGATGGAGCTGACGATGCCCGCATCCACCTCGCCGGACCGGAGGCGGTCGGCGCAGGCCGAGGGATAGTGGAATTTCAGGTGGAAGTGCTCCCAGCCGAGGCCGTGCTTGAATCCGTGGTTGAGGGGGGCGGCGTTCAAGTAGTCGATGATGGACAGGCGGAAAGGTTCGGTGACCATGGAAACAGTCTACCGACCCTGCGATGATTCCCTGATGGTCCTCTGGCATTACGAGCTGAATACCCCGATGGGGCCGATGCGAGCCGCCTTCGACGGCCGGGGACGGCTGCGGGAGCTGGCGGTGGAAGGTCTTGATCCCCGCAAGACCAGCCCCCTGCCGCCCAAGGAGCAGCGCGAAGCCAAGCGTTTCCTGGATCGGCAGCTGGAGGCCTACCTGGCCGGCACCCTGCGGACCTTCACCATTCCTGTCGATCCCCAGGGCACGGCCCTGGAACTCCGCGTCTGGGACACGGTCCGGACGATCCCCTACGGCCAATCCCGGCAGCCCGCCGATCTGGCGGCCTGGCTGAGCCTGGAGGAGGATCTGATCATCATGGCCTGCGCTGCCAATCCCATCGCCCTGCTCGTGCCCACGCACCGGGTGCTGCTGCCGGGGGAGGGCCCCCTGCCCAGGGCGCTGCGGGATCTGGAAACGGGCATGGGGTGGCGGCGGCCCTAGCTTTGGTCCGATGGTGCGGGATCTGCACCTAAGTCTCCTGATTCTGCCATTCTGGTGCCCATGAACGGGTCCTTCCATCCGCTGTCCACACCCCTGGGAGATCTGGGCGCGGCCTTCGATGGGGAAGGGCGCCTGATCCACCTGGTGCGTTTGCATGGGCGGCCACCCCTCCAGCCCGAAGGGCCCGCGCCGAGGAGCCTGCCCTACCTGAAGCGGCAGCTGGAGGCCTACTTTTCGGGGAACCTGCGGGATTTCAACATCCCCATGGTGGCCGATGGCACGGATTTCCAGCGGCGGGTCTGGAAGGAACTGCAGAAGATCCCCTACGGCCAGGCCATCTCGTACCTGGAACTGGCCCGGCGCCTTGGGGACGAGAAATGCATCCGCGCGGCGGCCCGCGCCAACGGCGCCAACCCCATCGCCATCCTCATCCCCTGCCATCGCGTGATCGGATCGGATGGCTCCCTGGTGGGCTATGCCGGGGGCCTGGACATGAAGGAGTTCCTGCTCCGCCTGGAGGGCGTGCTGCCCAAGGCCCCGCCCCAGCCGGCCCTGCCCTTGGAGTGGGATTAGGAAACAGAAAGGCGGAACCCAGAGGACGCAGAGATGATCCAGAGGGCGCGGAGGAAAAAATTCCGGCGCCGCCCATCGGAGGATTTCCCCCGCATGGGCTCCTAGCATGGATCCATGCGCTGGTCGGATGAGCACCTCTACGAACGGATCCTGGCGAAGGACGCTTCCTTCGACGGGCGGGTGCTCACGGGTGTCCTCACCACCGGGATCTACTGCCTGCCCTCCTGCCCGGCTCGCAAGCCTCTGGCCCGCAATGTGCGCTTCTTTGCGGATGAAGCGGCGGCCCATGCGGCGGGCCTCCGGCCCTGCAAGCGATGCCGGCCTGATGCCTTCTATCGGGGAGAAGACGCCGACCTGGCCCGGTTGGAGGACGCCATGGCGCAGGCCGCGGCGGATCCGGCGGCCTTCCCCGAGGTGGAGGCCCTGGCCGAGGCCGCCGGCGTGGGCCTCACCAAGCTGAAGACCCTGTTCCGGGATCACGCCCAGGTGCAGCCTGCGACCTTTCTCCAGCGGATCCGCATCCAGGCGGCCTGTGCCCGGCTCACGGCAGGCCAGGGGGACCTGGCCGACCTGGCCTTCGGATCGGGCTACGAAAGCGCCTCGGGGTTCCATGAGGCCTTCCGCCGGCAGACGGGCCTCAGCCCCGGCGCCTACCGCACCATGCTGGGCTCCGACGGCTTCACGCTTCCGCAACCCGCGGGGCTCCGCGTGGAGGATGTGCTGCGCTTCCACGGCCGGGACGCGGCCAGTGTGTCCGAGCGGGTGGAGGGGCCGCGCCTCGTCAAGGCCTTCCTGTGCGAAGGCCGGGCCTCTGTCCTCGTCCTGACCTTCGCCGCGGGCACCGTCGAAGTGTCGCTCAAGGGAGCCGGGGGGCCCACGGCCATGGCCCAGGCCCATGGGGCCGCGCTCCGGCTGCTGGGATGGCAGGAGGAACCTGCGGTCTTCGAGGCGGCGCATCCGGACCTGGCCCGGGGGCGAGAGGGTCTGCGGGTGCTGCTCACGCTGGACGCTTTCGAGGCGCTGGTGTGGGCCATTCTGGGCCAGCAGGTGAACCTGGCCTTCGCCTACGCCCTGCGGCGCGACCTGATCCGGCGGGCCGGGACGCCGGCGGCGGAAGGGCTCTTCGCCCATCCTGATGCCGCCCAGATCTCCGCACTGCAGCCCGAAGACCTGCTGGCCCTGAGGTTCTCCCGACGCAAGGCCGAGTATCTGCTCCACGCCGCAGGCGAGGTGGCCGCGGGCCGGCTGCGGCTGGAGGCACGGGCCACCGCCACCGGCGCCTCCAGGGACCTGCTCGCCCTGCGGGGCTGCGGTCCCTGGACGGCCCAGTATGTGCTGATGCGGGGCCTCGGCTTCCGCGACTGCGTGCCCGTGGGCGACGCGGGACTCACCCTGGCCCTCCAGCGCTGGTTCCGGCTGGAGGCGCGGCCGGATGCCGCCGGGACGCAACGACTCATGGCGCCCTTCGCCCCCCACCGCAGCCTCGCCACCTTCCACCTCTGGTCCAGCCTGAAGGGAACCCCCGCATGAACGGAATCCACCGGATCGACACCTCCCTCGGGCCCGTGCAGGCGGCCTTCGACGCCAAGGGGGCCGTCCTCTACCTGGGCTTCGCCGGGCATGAGTTCCGGGCCCCGCTGCTGGCGAAGCTCGCGCGCCTGGATCCCGTCGCGCATCCGGAGGCGAGCTCGGTGGACCGCCTCCGGGACCAGCTGGAAGCCTACGCCGCCGGGCGGAGGACGGCCTTCGAGGTGCCGTTTCGCCTCCACGGCAGCGCCTTCGAGCAGCGGGTTTGGGGGGCCCTCCAGCGCATCCCCTTCGGCGAGACCCGCAGCTACGGGCAGCTGGCGGCGGAGCTCGGCGATGCCAACCTCAGCCGGGCCGTGGGGCGGGCCAACGGCGCCAACCCCGTGTCGATCCTCGTCCCGTGCCACCGCGTGATCGGCGCCAATGGCACGCTGACGGGTTATGCCGGCGGCTTGGCCATGAAGGAGCGGCTGTTGCGCCTGGAGGGGGCGATCAGGGACTGACCGTCCGGAGGGGGCCTCGTTCCAGCTCGAGCCGGGTTTCCGCCTGGGCGTCGAAGGCCGCCTTCAGGCAGGCCAGGCCGCGATTCATGTCCACGCCGCCGCAGCTGAAGAAATCGACGGCGGCGAATCCGTATTCGGGCCAGGTGTGGATGGCCAGGTGGCTTTCCGCGATGATCACCGCGCCGCTGACGCCGTGGGGGCTGAAGTGGTGGAAGCTGTGGGTGACGATGGTGGCGCCGGAGACGCGGGCGGCCTCCAGCATGGCGGCGGTGACCCGATCCAGGTCGGCCAGGACCGCGGCCTCGCAACCCGTGAACTCCACGAGCAGGTGGTGGCCCAGCGCGCTCATGGGCGCTTGGTCATCAGCGCCACGCACTCCACATGGCTGGTGAGGGGGAAGAGGTCGAGCACAGCCACCTTCTCCAGGTCCCAGGCCTCTCCGAGGCGCTTCACATCGCGGCAGAAGGCGGCGCCGTCGCAGCCCACCAGCACCAGCGTGCCGGCCCCGGCGGTGCAGAGGCGGCCGCTGAGTTCCGGTTCGAGACCGGCCCGGGGCGGATCGAGCAGGATCACATCCTCCGAGTGGCCCAGCCCTTCGGGCACCCAGGCGGCCACATCGCCCACCAGGCAGTCCGAGGGCAGACCCAGGGACTCCAGGTTGCGCCGGGCCCAGGCCACCGCCGCCTCGCCTGATTCCACCAGCACGCGCCGGTCGAACTGCTTGCCGAGCAGGGCGGAGAAGAGGCCGACGCCCCCGTAGAGATCGTAGAGGGTGCGGCCCTTCACACCCCAGGCTTCCAGCAGGCCGCCGAAGGCCTCGGCCGCCCAGGGGGGGCTCACCTGGAAGAAGGCCCCGGGCTCGTGCCGAAGCGCGATTCCGCGCAGCTGATGCCGCAGGGGCTCCTCGCTGCGGTGCCAGCCATCGGGTTCGAGGCACCAGGACCGGCCCCGCTCGTCCGTCGCGAGGATCGTCCCGGCAGGGGTGCCCGTGGACAGCTCCCAGCGGCCTGGGCGGGTCGTGAGGACGCGCCCGATCAGGGCCTCCTTCAGTCGTGGAATGGCCAGGGACAGGGGCTCGGCGGCGGCGGGGCAGGCGGCCACCGGCACGAGCGTGTGGCTGTGGCGCCGGAAATAGCCGAGCTCCGTGCCGTCCCAGTGCAGCTGGATGCGGTGGCGGCGGGCCTCCTCCGGGGCGGGACGCCAGTCCCAGGCGACGCCTTCGCCCAGCTGGCGGCGCAGGAGGTCGGCCACCATCTGCCGCTTGAGATCGGGGGCGTGGCGCCCGGCCTCCCAGAGGTCGCAACCGCCGCAGGATCCGGCGACCGGGCACGCCGCCACGGTCCGGCGGGGGTCCCGGGTGATCCAGCGGGTGACACGGCCCTCGCCGTGGCGGGCCTTCCAGATGACGGTGGCCTCGACCACCTCGCCCGGAAAGAGGGCCAGGGGGGCCTCCAGTAGCAGCAGGCGCCCGTCCGCCGCCCGGCCCACGCCCTTGCCGCCCCAGGCGAGCCGCTCGACGGGGCCTTGCCAGCTTTCGGTCGGGGCAGGGGAATTCCGATATGCTGGCGGCACCTTCGTCTTCGTTTTTTTGGAGCTTGATTCCGCCTTGCGATTCACGGTGGCCGTCCCCCCTGAGCACCGTAACACCCTCCTGGACCGCACTGGCGGGGAGATGCGCCGTGCGCTGGCCTTCCAGGATGCCGGCCCCGCCGATGTGGTCCTGGGCGTACCGGGCGACGGGATTTTCGCGGACTGCGAGGCCTGGCCCGGTCTGGAGGCGGCGGAGGCCCTGGTCCGGGCGGCCTGGGCCCGCCTGCAGGACCGGCGCGACATGGAGCGGCTCCACGAGGTGGGCCGGGCCCTGGCTTCGGAGCAGAACCTGGATCGCCTGCTGGATCTGATCCTGACCAAGGCCCGGGAACTGCTGATGGCCGAAGCCGGCTCCATCTACCTGCTCACCGGCGCGGAGGACGACCCGGAGCTGCTGTTCGCCCACACCCAGAACGCCCGCGTCAGCCTGCCCTTCCACCGGGTGGCGATGCCCATCTCGCGGGGCACCCTGGCCGGGTTCGTCGCCCTCAGCAGGGAGAGCCTGAACCTCCCGGATGTCTATCGGATTCCGGTCGAGGCCCCCTACCGCTTCAACGACAGTTTCGACCGTCAGGCGGGATACCACACCACTTCGGCCCTGGTGGTGCCCATGCTCGATACGGAAGGGCAGGTGCTGGGGGTTCTGCAGCTCCTCAACCGCCTGGATGAAGACGGGAGGACAGTCGCCTTCTCCACGGCGGATCAGAGGCTGGCCCAGAGCCTGGCGGGGCAGGCGGCGGTGGCCGTGAAGAACGCCCAGCTCCGGGAGGAGATCGAGCGGCTCTTCGAAGGGTTCGTGGCCGCTTCCGTGACTGCCATCGAGGCCCGGGATCCCGTCACCAGCGGCCATTCGGGCCGGGTGGCGGACCTCACCGTGGGGCTCGCGGAAGCGGTCAACGCCACGCCCAACGGGCCTTTCGGGGGCCTGTCGTTCTCGGATCGGCAGCTGCGGGAGCTGCGCTATGCGAGCCTCCTGCACGATTTCGGGAAGGTGGGCGTCCGCGAGCAGGTCCTGGTGAAGGCCAAGAAGCTCGATCCGAGCCAGCTGGAGATCATCCTCCAGCGGCTGCGCCAGCGGGAATTGGAAGCGGCTCTCGAGACCCTGGCCAAGGCCTGGAAGGGCGGGGGGAGTTTCGAGCTGTGGGAGCGGACCCTCCAGGACCGCCAGGCCGAGTCCGAGCGGCTCATCCACCTGGTGCGCCAGAGCAACGAGCCCACGGTGCTGAGCCAGGAGGTGGCCGAGGGGCTGGGCCTGCTGGAAAGCCTCACCTTCACCCACTGGAGCGGCGAGTCCCGCACGGTGGTGGCCCCGGCGGATGTGGCCAGCCTCCGCATCCGCAAGGGCAGTCTGTCCGAGGCGGAACGGCTCGAGATCGAAAGCCATGTCACCCACACCTTCCGCTTCCTGGAGCGCATCCCCTGGACCCGCGACCTGGCGGGCATCCCCGACATCGCCTATGCCCACCACGAGCGGCTGAGCGGCCGGGGCTATCCCCGGAAGCTGATGGAACCGGACATTCCGGTCCAGAGCCGGGCCATGGCCATCGCCGATGTCTTCGATGCCCTCACGGCCCAGGACCGGCCCTACAAGGGTGCCGTGCCCCTGGAACGCAGCCTGGCGATCCTGGACGACGAGGCCCGGGACGGGGCCCTGGACCGCGGCCTCCTGGACCTCTTCGTCGAGGCCCGGATCTTCGAGCGGACGGCTCGGAAACCGTGAGGCTGGAGGCCCGGGCCCGGAGGCGGTAGGCTAGAAGATTGGAGTGCCCATGCCCGAACACGAACCGCGCACCATCGATCTGCAGGGGATCATGGACCTGCTGCCCCACCGCTACCCGATGCTGCTGGTGGACCGGATTCTCGACTTCGAGCCCAAGCAGTGGATCAAGGGCCTGAAGAACATCAGCTTCAACGAGGGGGTCCTCCAGGGCCACTTCCCCAGCCGGCCGGTCTATCCGGGTGTCTACATCGTGGAGGCCATGGCCCAGACCGGCGGCTGCCTGCTCATGCGGGAGTTCGAGGACCGGGCCCGGAAGGTGATCTATTTCATGGGCATCGATGCCGTGAAGTTCCGCAAGCCGGTGCTTCCCGGTGACCAGATGGTCATGGAAGTGAAGGTGATCCAGTTCAAGGGCCGCATCTGCAAAATGCGGGGCGAGGCCTTCGTGGATGGCCAGAAGGTGGCCGAGGCTGAATTCATGTCCATGCTGATGGACCTGGCTGAAGGGGAAGGTAAATGAGCGCTCAGATCCATCCGAGCAGCGTGGTGAGCCCGGAGGCCCGGCTGGGCGAGGGCGTGGTCGTCGGCCCCTTCTGCGTCATCGAAGGCAACGCCGTCCTCGGCGCACGGACGCAGCTCCGCAGCCATGTGGTCATCGGCCCGCACACCGAGATCGGCGAAGACAACGACATCTATCCCCACGCCACGCTGGGCATGGGTCCCCAGGACCTGAAGTTCAAGGGTGCCCCCACGCGCCTGCAGGTGGGCCACCGGAATGTGATCCGCGAGGGCTGCACCCTGCACCGCGGCACCGAGGGCGGCGGCGGCCTGACCACCCTGGCTGATGACAACTTCCTGATGACGGGCTCCCACATCGCCCACGACTGCCATGTGGGCAGCAAGAACATCTTCGCCAACTCCGCGACCCTGGCGGGTCATGTCGAGGTGGGCGACGGCTGCAACATCGGCGCCTTCTCCGCCGTCCACCAGTTCTGCCGCGTGGGCGATCACGCCTTCATGGGCGGCTTCACCGTGGCCACCCAGGATGTGCTGCCCTTCATGAAGACGGCGGGCGCCCGCGACACCAAGAGCTACGGCGTGAACACCATCGGCCTGCAGCGCAAGGGATTCTCCCTCGAGGTGGTGGAGGGCCTGAAGAGGGCCCACCGGCTGTTGTTCCACGCGGGTCTGCTCCGGGAGGAGGCCATGGCCCAGACGGAGCGGGAAGTGGGCCACATCGCCGAGGTGGCCTATCTCCTCAAGTTCATTCGCGAGGC harbors:
- the pepQ gene encoding Xaa-Pro dipeptidase — encoded protein: MTDLAALYLTHIAERQRTAAEALAETGFDALVISSGKVYTHFADDQDAPFHPVPHFAHWCPVAGPHHLLVIRPGQKPRLIRYAPEDFWYEQAPLGNPFWASAFELEEAGTVDEVWKLLGSPARAAYIGNETDRAEAAGLEVNPAGLTARLDWHRTTKSSYEVQCIEEATVLAARGHLAAKAAFLAGASELEIHHAYVQAVGIVDHELPYGSIVALNEKGATLHYEGKRTLKNGFVMLIDAGAQVRGYASDITRTVAAPHCDSRFAALVDGMEKIELQLCDLVKPGLPYGDLHHQGHLAIAGLLKDHGLLNASPEEAVEKGYSRPFFPHGLGHHLGIQVHDVAGRQGGPDGTVAPPPAQHPTLRTTRTIDAGQVFTVEPGLYFIPMLLRPFRAGEDRAKFNWTLIDELTPCGGIRIEDNLLVTADGHRNLTRPHLPN
- a CDS encoding menaquinone biosynthetic enzyme MqnA/MqnD family protein, with protein sequence MVTEPFRLSIIDYLNAAPLNHGFKHGLGWEHFHLKFHYPSACADRLRSGEVDAGIVSSIEYLRIPDLLIVPGLCIASPKRVRSVVILSKVPPEQIRSLALDTSSRTSVVLGQLILRERYGVSPEITDMGPDLPAMLEAHDAALMIGDSAMRAPRQGLFVLDLAEEWHAWTGLPFVFALWLVRKNAPQLPVPGGVASFFHRSYEIGQAQLPAIIEEARRTIGWTKIELHEYLTENISYTLGEAERESLALFFEKAVRHGFAPEEKPLRFL
- a CDS encoding methylated-DNA--[protein]-cysteine S-methyltransferase, giving the protein MVLWHYELNTPMGPMRAAFDGRGRLRELAVEGLDPRKTSPLPPKEQREAKRFLDRQLEAYLAGTLRTFTIPVDPQGTALELRVWDTVRTIPYGQSRQPADLAAWLSLEEDLIIMACAANPIALLVPTHRVLLPGEGPLPRALRDLETGMGWRRP
- a CDS encoding methylated-DNA--[protein]-cysteine S-methyltransferase, translated to MNGSFHPLSTPLGDLGAAFDGEGRLIHLVRLHGRPPLQPEGPAPRSLPYLKRQLEAYFSGNLRDFNIPMVADGTDFQRRVWKELQKIPYGQAISYLELARRLGDEKCIRAAARANGANPIAILIPCHRVIGSDGSLVGYAGGLDMKEFLLRLEGVLPKAPPQPALPLEWD
- a CDS encoding DNA-3-methyladenine glycosylase 2, with translation MRWSDEHLYERILAKDASFDGRVLTGVLTTGIYCLPSCPARKPLARNVRFFADEAAAHAAGLRPCKRCRPDAFYRGEDADLARLEDAMAQAAADPAAFPEVEALAEAAGVGLTKLKTLFRDHAQVQPATFLQRIRIQAACARLTAGQGDLADLAFGSGYESASGFHEAFRRQTGLSPGAYRTMLGSDGFTLPQPAGLRVEDVLRFHGRDAASVSERVEGPRLVKAFLCEGRASVLVLTFAAGTVEVSLKGAGGPTAMAQAHGAALRLLGWQEEPAVFEAAHPDLARGREGLRVLLTLDAFEALVWAILGQQVNLAFAYALRRDLIRRAGTPAAEGLFAHPDAAQISALQPEDLLALRFSRRKAEYLLHAAGEVAAGRLRLEARATATGASRDLLALRGCGPWTAQYVLMRGLGFRDCVPVGDAGLTLALQRWFRLEARPDAAGTQRLMAPFAPHRSLATFHLWSSLKGTPA
- a CDS encoding methylated-DNA--[protein]-cysteine S-methyltransferase encodes the protein MNGIHRIDTSLGPVQAAFDAKGAVLYLGFAGHEFRAPLLAKLARLDPVAHPEASSVDRLRDQLEAYAAGRRTAFEVPFRLHGSAFEQRVWGALQRIPFGETRSYGQLAAELGDANLSRAVGRANGANPVSILVPCHRVIGANGTLTGYAGGLAMKERLLRLEGAIRD
- the speD gene encoding adenosylmethionine decarboxylase, whose amino-acid sequence is MSALGHHLLVEFTGCEAAVLADLDRVTAAMLEAARVSGATIVTHSFHHFSPHGVSGAVIIAESHLAIHTWPEYGFAAVDFFSCGGVDMNRGLACLKAAFDAQAETRLELERGPLRTVSP
- a CDS encoding class I SAM-dependent RNA methyltransferase; translation: MNRKAESSSKKTKTKVPPAYRNSPAPTESWQGPVERLAWGGKGVGRAADGRLLLLEAPLALFPGEVVEATVIWKARHGEGRVTRWITRDPRRTVAACPVAGSCGGCDLWEAGRHAPDLKRQMVADLLRRQLGEGVAWDWRPAPEEARRHRIQLHWDGTELGYFRRHSHTLVPVAACPAAAEPLSLAIPRLKEALIGRVLTTRPGRWELSTGTPAGTILATDERGRSWCLEPDGWHRSEEPLRHQLRGIALRHEPGAFFQVSPPWAAEAFGGLLEAWGVKGRTLYDLYGGVGLFSALLGKQFDRRVLVESGEAAVAWARRNLESLGLPSDCLVGDVAAWVPEGLGHSEDVILLDPPRAGLEPELSGRLCTAGAGTLVLVGCDGAAFCRDVKRLGEAWDLEKVAVLDLFPLTSHVECVALMTKRP
- a CDS encoding HD family phosphohydrolase encodes the protein MRRALAFQDAGPADVVLGVPGDGIFADCEAWPGLEAAEALVRAAWARLQDRRDMERLHEVGRALASEQNLDRLLDLILTKARELLMAEAGSIYLLTGAEDDPELLFAHTQNARVSLPFHRVAMPISRGTLAGFVALSRESLNLPDVYRIPVEAPYRFNDSFDRQAGYHTTSALVVPMLDTEGQVLGVLQLLNRLDEDGRTVAFSTADQRLAQSLAGQAAVAVKNAQLREEIERLFEGFVAASVTAIEARDPVTSGHSGRVADLTVGLAEAVNATPNGPFGGLSFSDRQLRELRYASLLHDFGKVGVREQVLVKAKKLDPSQLEIILQRLRQRELEAALETLAKAWKGGGSFELWERTLQDRQAESERLIHLVRQSNEPTVLSQEVAEGLGLLESLTFTHWSGESRTVVAPADVASLRIRKGSLSEAERLEIESHVTHTFRFLERIPWTRDLAGIPDIAYAHHERLSGRGYPRKLMEPDIPVQSRAMAIADVFDALTAQDRPYKGAVPLERSLAILDDEARDGALDRGLLDLFVEARIFERTARKP
- the fabZ gene encoding 3-hydroxyacyl-ACP dehydratase FabZ, encoding MPEHEPRTIDLQGIMDLLPHRYPMLLVDRILDFEPKQWIKGLKNISFNEGVLQGHFPSRPVYPGVYIVEAMAQTGGCLLMREFEDRARKVIYFMGIDAVKFRKPVLPGDQMVMEVKVIQFKGRICKMRGEAFVDGQKVAEAEFMSMLMDLAEGEGK
- the lpxA gene encoding acyl-ACP--UDP-N-acetylglucosamine O-acyltransferase, encoding MSAQIHPSSVVSPEARLGEGVVVGPFCVIEGNAVLGARTQLRSHVVIGPHTEIGEDNDIYPHATLGMGPQDLKFKGAPTRLQVGHRNVIREGCTLHRGTEGGGGLTTLADDNFLMTGSHIAHDCHVGSKNIFANSATLAGHVEVGDGCNIGAFSAVHQFCRVGDHAFMGGFTVATQDVLPFMKTAGARDTKSYGVNTIGLQRKGFSLEVVEGLKRAHRLLFHAGLLREEAMAQTEREVGHIAEVAYLLKFIREAKRGVHRG